CCTCCTCCCATGCGCAACAGAACACTCGCGCCCGCGCTCGTCCTGCTCCTCGCCCCGCTCGCCGCCGCCTGTGGCGACGCCTCCGGGGCGGGCGGGGCGTCCGGTTCGAAGACGGTCACGGTGACCGTCGGCTACCAGTCCAAGACCATCAACACCGTCACCGCCGGCACCCTGCTGCGCTCCCTCGGCTACTTCGAGCAGGAGCTCGCGGCCCGCGGCAAGAAGGACGGCATCACCTACAAGGTGGACTGGCAGGACTACGCCACCGGGGCCCCGATCACCGCCCAGATGACCGCCGGGAAGATCGACATCGGCTCGATGGGCGACTTCCCGCTGCTCATCAACGCGGCCCGCGGCATCGAGCTGAAGCAGCCCACCCGCCTCGTCGCCGTGACCGGCTACAACCTGCGCGGCGGGCTCAACACCGTGGTCACCGCCCCGGATTCGAAGCTGGCGTCCCTCGCCGACCTGCGCGGCAAGAAGGTGTCCACGAGCGTCGGATCGGCGGCCGACGGGACCCTCGTACGGGCTCTGCAGCGCACCGGGATCGACCCTGCGACCGGTATCGAGAAGCTCAACCAGCAGCCCAGCGTGGGCGCTTCGGCACTCCAGGCGGGCAGCGTGGACGCGCTGTCGCAGTTCGTGGCGTGGCCGGGGCAGTTGTCCTTCGAGGGGCGCGCGAAGGCCCTGTACGACGGCGCCGAGCTGAACCTGCCGACCTTCCACGGGGTCACCGTGCGGGAGAAGTTCGCCTCCGAGCGGGCCGGCGTACTGGAGGACTTCCTGCGGGCGCAGCGCAAGGCCACGGACCACCTGCGCGCGGAGCCGGTGGCCGCCGCCGAGGCGGTGGCCAAGGAGACCGGGCTGCCCGCGGAGGTGGTGTACCTCTACAACGGGGCCAACGGCATCGCGACCTTCGACCCGGCGCTGCGCCCGGAGCTGATCGACGCGCTGAAGCAGGACGTGCCGGTACTGAGGGACGCCAAGCTGCTCGGTGACGTGGACGTGGACGCGTTCGTGGACCCGGAGCCCCTGGAGCGGGCCTCGGCCGGGGCCCCGGAGTACCCGAAGGCGGCGGCCGCCCGGCCCGAACTGTGGCTCAAGGGCCAGGCCCGTACGCAGTCCTTCGACTCCCCGCGCGAGCTGCTGAAGGCGGCGCGCGGCGCGGACGTGCGGGCGGCGTACGTACCGGACGCGGTGACCGGGACCCTGTGGTTCGCGGACAAGGCGGTGTGGGTGGCCGAGGGCTCCGAACTGCGCGCCTTCGTCACGCAGGCGGGCGCGAAGGCGTACGTCGACCAGCGCAAGGGGTCCGGGGCGCGGATCGTGGGCTTCGCCGAGGCCGGGGCCCTGGCCTCATGACGGCCGGCCGCGGGCTGCTCCGGGTGGCTTCGCTCGGCGCGGCCCTGCTGCTGTGGCAGGTGCTGACCTCGCAGGACGTGAACCTGTGGCTGCGCTTCGAGCAGTTCCCGACGGTGGGCGAGGTGGCGTCGACGTACGTGGAGCGGGCGGGGACCGCGGAGTACTGGCAGGACCTGGGCTTCAGCCTGCGCCGGATCGTGACGGGCTTCGCGCTCGCCGCGGTGCTGGGCGTGGCCGCGGGGACGGCCCTCGCCCGCTCCCGCACGGCACACGATCTGCTGGGCCCGCTGCTGGAGGTGGCGCGGCCGGTCCCGGCCATCGCGCTCGTCCCGGTGGCGATCCTGCTGTTCCCCTCCACCGAGCAGGGGATCGTCTTCATCACCTTCGCCGCCGCGTTCTTCCCCGTGGTGGTCTCGACGCGGCACGCGGTGGCCGCGCTGACGCCGGTGTGGGAGGAGGCGGTCCTGACGATGGGCGGGCGGCGGGGGCGGATCCTGTTCTCCGTGGTCCTGCCCGGGGCCCTGCCGGGCATCTTCGGGGGCCTGTCGGTGGGCATCGGGGTGTCGTGGATCTGCGTGATCTCGGCCGAGATGATCTCCGGCGAGTACGGGGTCGGCTACCGGACCTGGCAGGACTACACGGTGGTCGACTACCCCGCCGTCTTCGTCGGCATGGTCACCATCGGGGCGCTGGGCTGGCTGACGTCCACCGCGGTGGAACGGGCGGGCCGCCGCCTGACGCGCTGGCTGCCGGCCCGCGCCCCCGCGGCCCCTTCCTCCCGGCCGCGCCCGGGCCGTGCCGTACGCCTGCCGGGCCCCTCCGCGGCGGGGCCACCGGCCGGGGAGGCCCGGTCGGTCCGGGCCTCCCGGACGGCGGAGCCCGCCCCGGGCCGGACCCCGGGCTCCGCCCCGAACCCGCCCGCCGACCCGCCCCCGAACCCGCCCGCGAGCCCGCCCGCCGGCACGGCGCCGGAGCCGCCCGGGACCCGTACCCGAGAGGTGACCAGATGAGCGCGACCGGCATCACCGCCGAGGCCCTCGGGGCGCGGCTCGAACTGCGCGGGGCGCGCCTCGGGCACCGCGGGAACCCGGTGCTCGACGGGGTGGACCTGACGGTGGAAGCCGGCGAGGTGCTGGCCGTCGTGGGCCCGTCCGGGTGCGGGAAGTCCACGCTCCTGCGCACGCTGGCGGGCCTGCTGCCCCCGCTCGCCGGCACGGTGGAACAGGACGGCACCCCGATCACGGGCCCGTCCGCGGACCGGGCGCTCGTCTTCCAGGACGATGCCCTTCTGCCGTGGCGCACGGCCCGCTCCAACGTGGAACTCCCCCTCGCGATCCGCGCTTCCGGGCGCCGAACGGGCGGCGGAGGGGGGCGGGCCCAGCGGCGGCTGGTCGCCGAGGGGTGGCTGGAGCGGGTCGGGCTCGCCGCGCACGCGCAGCGGCTCCCGCACCAGCTCTCCGGCGGGCAGCGGCAGCGCGTGCAGCTGGCCCGGGCCCTCGCCGCGCGGCCGCGGGCCGTGCTCATGGACGAGCCGTTCGGCGCGCTCGACGCCCAGACCCGCGCCGAGATGCAGGACCTCCTCGTGGACGTCCTCGCCGGCACCGGGGCGACCGTCGTCTTCGTCACCCACGACGTGGACGAGGCCCTCTTCCTCGGCGACCGCGTCGCACTGCCGGGCACGGGAGAGGTGCTCCCCGTACCCGCCCCCCGGGACCGCGCCGCGGACCGCACGGCCGATCACGCCGAGCTCCGCCGGCACATCATCGACTCACTCTGAAGGGCAACCCCACCATGGACATCCCCGCGATCGGCGACGCCGAGGAACTCTCCTGCGACGTCCTCGTCATCGGCGGCGGCACCGCCGGCACGATGGCGGCGCTGACCGCCGCCGAGCGCGGCGCGCGGGTGCTGCTCCTGGAGAAGGCGCACGTACGCCACTCCGGCGCCCTCGCCATGGGCATGGACGGGGTCAACAACGCCGTCGTCCCCGGCCGCGCCGAGCCCGACGACTACGTCGCCGAGATCACCCGCGCCAACGACGGCATCGTCGACCAGTCCACCGTCCGCCAGACCGCGACCCGCGGCTTCGCGATGGTCCAGCGGCTGGAGTCGTACGGGGTGAAGTTCGAGAAGGACGAGCACGGCGAGTACGCCGTCCGCCAGGTGCACCGCTCGGGCGCGTACGTGCTGCCCATGCCCGAGGGCAAGGACGTGAAGAAGGTCCTCTACCGGCAGCTGCGGCGCCGGGAGATGCGCGAGCGGATCCGGATCGAGAACCGGGTGATGCCGGTACGGGTCCTCACCTCGCCCGAGGACGGCCGGGCGATCGGCGCGGCCGCCTTCAACACCCGTACCGGCGCCTTCGTCACCGTCCGGGCGGGGGCCGTGATCCTCGCGACGGGCCCCTGCGGGCGGCTCGGACTCCCCGCCTCCGGATACCTGTACGGCACCTACGAGAACCCGACCAACGCCGGTGACGGCTACGCCATGGCGTACCACGCGGGCGCCGCGCTGACCGGGATCGAGTGCTTCCAGATCAACCCGCTGATCAAGGACTACAACGGGCCGGCGTGCGCGTACGTCGCCAACCCCTTCGGCGGCTACCAGGTGAACCGGCACGGCGAGCGGTTCGTCGACTCCGACTACTGGTCGGGCCAGATGATGTCGGAGTTCGCCGCCGAACTCGGCTCGGACCGGGGTCCCGTGTACCTGAAGCTCAGCCACCTCCCGGAGGAGTCGGTGGCCTCGCTCGAATCGATCCTGCACACCACCGAACGGCCGACGCGCGGCACCTTCCACGCCGGCCGCGGTCACGACTACCGCACCCACGACATCGAGATGCACATCTCGGAGATCGGGCTGTGCGGCGGCCACTCCGCCTCGGGGGTACGGGTGGACGACCACGCCCGCACCACGGTCGCCCGGCTGTACGCGGCCGGGGACCTGGCCTCCGTACCGCACAACTACATGATCGGGGCGTTCGTCTTCGGGGACCTGGCGGGCGCCGACGCCTCCCGGTACACCGCGTACGAGGGCACGCTGCCGGCGGAGCAGCTGGCGGCGGCGCACGAGCTGATCTACCGCCCGCTGCGCCACCCGGACGGCCCGCCGCAGCCGCAGGTGGAGTACAAGCTGCGGCGGTTCGTGAACGACTACGTGGCGCCGCCGAAGACGGGCGCGCGGCTGTCCCTCGCCGTGGAGGCGTTCACCCGGATGGAGTCGGAGCTCGCGGGGATGGGCGCGCGGACGGCCCACGAGCTGATGCGGTGCGCAGAGGTGTCGTTCATCCGGGACTGCGCGGAGATGGCGGCCCGGTCCTCGCTGGCGCGAACGGAGTCGCGCTGGGGGCTGTACCACGAGCGGCTCGACCATCCGGAGCGGGACGACGCGGGCTGGCTGCACCACCTGGACCTGCGCAAGTCGACTTCGGGGGCGATGGAGTTCACGGCCCGGCCGGTGGAGCCGTACGTGGTCCCGGTCCCGGAATTCACCCCGGTGGGCGGACCCTCCCGACACCTGGGCGAGGTCGCCCCGCTCCCGGTGGCGACGGCGGGGCGGGCCGCCGCCGCACCGGGCGCGGGGACCGGCACGGGCTCGGGCTCGGGCGCGGGCGCGGGCTCGGTGGCAAGCACGGGCTCGGGGGCCGCAGCGCCGGTACCTGACGCCGCCGGGGCATCCGCCGGGCCGGAGGGCCGTACGGCCGACGCAGCCCACCCGGCCCGGCGGGCCGGTGCCTCCTCTCCCCGGATCCTGGAACTCCTCGCCCTCGCCGAGGAGTCACCCGGTCTGGACGCCCTCGGCCCCTACCTCACCGACCCCGACCCGGCGGTGCGGGCCGCCGCCGTGACCGCGCTCGGCGAGACCGTCCCGGACGGGGCCGGCCCCGCGCTCGCGGCCCGGCTCACGGACGCCTCCCCGGCCGTACGGACCGCCGCCGCGGCCGCGCTGCGCGAGCTGCTGGAAGTCCTGCCGGGCGACCCGGAGCTGGGCGCCGGGCTACGCGCCGCCCTCACCTCGGCTGCGGACGCGGACGCGGTGGTGCGCTCGGCCGCGCTCGAAGCCCTGCGGGCGCTGCGCCTCGGGGACGCGGAGCTGTACGCCGCCGCGCTGACCGACGCCGACCCGGAGGTACGCATCCACGCCGTACGGGCGCTGGTCTCGGTCGACGCCCTCCCGGCACTGGCGGCGGCCGCGGCGGACCCGGCCCGCGAGGTCCGGGTCGCCGTGGCGAAGGGCCTCGCCTCGGTGCACTCCCCCGCCACCGAGGTGCGGGCCTCGCTCGGGCCGCTGCTCGGCGATCCGGACCCCCTGGTGCGGGGCGCCGCCCTGGCGGCCCTGGCCTCCACCGGCTGCCCGGGGCGGTACGCCGAGGCCGCCGTGGCGGCCCTGGCCGATCCCGCCTGGCAGGTCCGGGCGGGTGCGGCGGCCGCACTGTCGGCCGCCGCGCCCGGCACGGCCGTACCGGCGCTGACCGGGGCACTGGCCGACGCCAACGCGGACGTCCGCAAGGCCGCGGTGCTCGCGCTGCTGGCCCACCGGGACACGGACGCCGCCCGGGCGGCCCTCGCCGAGGCGGTGGCCGACCCGGACGCGGACGTCCGCGCGTACGCCGGCCGGGCGGCGGCCTGACCCGCCCGGCCCCCGTTCGGGGGTCTGCCGCGTGCACCCTCTCCACCGCCCCGGGATGGTGGACGAAAGCCCCGATCGGCAGGAGTCCCCATGGCCACCCGTCCTTTCAAGGCCGCCCTCACCCTCGTCGCCGCCGGGTCCCTGGCCCTGGCCGCCCTGGCCCCCGCGCACGGGGTCGGGGGGCCGGCGCCCGACGCGCGCGACCAGCAGGCCATGCGGGACATGGCGACGGCCATCAGCGTGACGGCCAAGTACGTGGACGAGCGGCTGGCGCTCATGGACGGGTACGTGCCGCACGGCACGGAGTGCATGAACAACCCGTTCGGGGTGGGCTCCATGGGCTACCACTACGTCAAGCAGGCCAACTGGGGTTCGCAGGACCCGAGCAGGCCGACCGCGCTCCTCTACAGCGCCACGAAGGACCGGAACGGCCGCCGCAAGCTCCAGGCCGTGGAGTGGATGTCGACCGACCGCGACCAGAACCTCAAGACCGCCGACGACCGCCCGAGCATGTTCGGGCTCCCCTTCGACGGCCCCATGCCCGGCCACTG
This genomic window from Streptomyces sp. NBC_01351 contains:
- a CDS encoding ABC transporter substrate-binding protein → MRNRTLAPALVLLLAPLAAACGDASGAGGASGSKTVTVTVGYQSKTINTVTAGTLLRSLGYFEQELAARGKKDGITYKVDWQDYATGAPITAQMTAGKIDIGSMGDFPLLINAARGIELKQPTRLVAVTGYNLRGGLNTVVTAPDSKLASLADLRGKKVSTSVGSAADGTLVRALQRTGIDPATGIEKLNQQPSVGASALQAGSVDALSQFVAWPGQLSFEGRAKALYDGAELNLPTFHGVTVREKFASERAGVLEDFLRAQRKATDHLRAEPVAAAEAVAKETGLPAEVVYLYNGANGIATFDPALRPELIDALKQDVPVLRDAKLLGDVDVDAFVDPEPLERASAGAPEYPKAAAARPELWLKGQARTQSFDSPRELLKAARGADVRAAYVPDAVTGTLWFADKAVWVAEGSELRAFVTQAGAKAYVDQRKGSGARIVGFAEAGALAS
- a CDS encoding ABC transporter permease, coding for MTAGRGLLRVASLGAALLLWQVLTSQDVNLWLRFEQFPTVGEVASTYVERAGTAEYWQDLGFSLRRIVTGFALAAVLGVAAGTALARSRTAHDLLGPLLEVARPVPAIALVPVAILLFPSTEQGIVFITFAAAFFPVVVSTRHAVAALTPVWEEAVLTMGGRRGRILFSVVLPGALPGIFGGLSVGIGVSWICVISAEMISGEYGVGYRTWQDYTVVDYPAVFVGMVTIGALGWLTSTAVERAGRRLTRWLPARAPAAPSSRPRPGRAVRLPGPSAAGPPAGEARSVRASRTAEPAPGRTPGSAPNPPADPPPNPPASPPAGTAPEPPGTRTREVTR
- a CDS encoding ABC transporter ATP-binding protein, whose protein sequence is MSATGITAEALGARLELRGARLGHRGNPVLDGVDLTVEAGEVLAVVGPSGCGKSTLLRTLAGLLPPLAGTVEQDGTPITGPSADRALVFQDDALLPWRTARSNVELPLAIRASGRRTGGGGGRAQRRLVAEGWLERVGLAAHAQRLPHQLSGGQRQRVQLARALAARPRAVLMDEPFGALDAQTRAEMQDLLVDVLAGTGATVVFVTHDVDEALFLGDRVALPGTGEVLPVPAPRDRAADRTADHAELRRHIIDSL
- a CDS encoding fumarate reductase/succinate dehydrogenase flavoprotein subunit; this encodes MDIPAIGDAEELSCDVLVIGGGTAGTMAALTAAERGARVLLLEKAHVRHSGALAMGMDGVNNAVVPGRAEPDDYVAEITRANDGIVDQSTVRQTATRGFAMVQRLESYGVKFEKDEHGEYAVRQVHRSGAYVLPMPEGKDVKKVLYRQLRRREMRERIRIENRVMPVRVLTSPEDGRAIGAAAFNTRTGAFVTVRAGAVILATGPCGRLGLPASGYLYGTYENPTNAGDGYAMAYHAGAALTGIECFQINPLIKDYNGPACAYVANPFGGYQVNRHGERFVDSDYWSGQMMSEFAAELGSDRGPVYLKLSHLPEESVASLESILHTTERPTRGTFHAGRGHDYRTHDIEMHISEIGLCGGHSASGVRVDDHARTTVARLYAAGDLASVPHNYMIGAFVFGDLAGADASRYTAYEGTLPAEQLAAAHELIYRPLRHPDGPPQPQVEYKLRRFVNDYVAPPKTGARLSLAVEAFTRMESELAGMGARTAHELMRCAEVSFIRDCAEMAARSSLARTESRWGLYHERLDHPERDDAGWLHHLDLRKSTSGAMEFTARPVEPYVVPVPEFTPVGGPSRHLGEVAPLPVATAGRAAAAPGAGTGTGSGSGAGAGSVASTGSGAAAPVPDAAGASAGPEGRTADAAHPARRAGASSPRILELLALAEESPGLDALGPYLTDPDPAVRAAAVTALGETVPDGAGPALAARLTDASPAVRTAAAAALRELLEVLPGDPELGAGLRAALTSAADADAVVRSAALEALRALRLGDAELYAAALTDADPEVRIHAVRALVSVDALPALAAAAADPAREVRVAVAKGLASVHSPATEVRASLGPLLGDPDPLVRGAALAALASTGCPGRYAEAAVAALADPAWQVRAGAAAALSAAAPGTAVPALTGALADANADVRKAAVLALLAHRDTDAARAALAEAVADPDADVRAYAGRAAA